The window GAGCTGGAAGCGGGCGGCCTGATCCCGTCCACCCTCATCGTCATGGCCTACCGCGTAGGCTGGCCCGAAGAAAAAGTGGTGGAGACCACACTGGAGAACCTCGCACGCACCGCCCGCGAGAACGGATTCACCCGCCAGACCGTATTCCTTGTCCTGCCCGGACAGGGGCTCGAAGACGCAGGAGAAGCCAAATCCCTTCTTTATGACAAGGGATTTGCGCACGGATATCGAAAATAGAAATACTCCTGACCGGGAGCAATTGACCCACCTTATACCTGCATTGCCACGCAGGTAATACTACGGTATTGGTCAATTGCCTTCGTGGAGAAACGTATGCGTCGATTTACAGCTCTACATATCATTCTTTTCTTTCTTCTGTTCGCCTTTGCAACAGAGGGCTTTGCCACGTCTGAAGCAATGCGCAAATACCAGCGCAACGGCATCACGGTAGTGCATGTCAGCCAGGCCCACCCGTTCTACTTCATGGGCAGGGACGGCAAACCCGAAGGCATGGTCGTGGACCTGTGGAACAAGTGGTCCGAAGTCACCGGCATCCCGATCCATTTCGACATTGCAGCGTGGCGACAGACCATATCCATTGTGCTGGATGGGCGCTGCGATGTTCACGGCGGCCTGATGATCACCGAAAAGCGCAAGGAGCAGTTCGGCTTTTCCCAGCCCCTGTTCACCATCTCCACGGCCATCATGGCTCGCGCGGGCGAAGACTACGACACCGACTCCCTGCTGGACAACGGCATCATCGGGCTGGTGGCTGGCGGCTATCCCGGCAAGATTCTGATGGCCGAGCACCCCTATGTGAAGATTCAGGAATACGACACGCCGCAACAGGTGGTGAACGCTCTTGCCGACAGACAGGTAGAGGGCGTGGTCATGGACGTACCCACCTTCCACTTCAATAACATCCAGCGCGAATTCCCGGTGGACTACGAAGTCCTCTCCACCATTGCCGTGGAAGAGATTCACGCAGGCGTCCGCAAGGCCGACACCGAACTCCTGGCCATCGTGGATGAAGGCTTCTCCAAAATCAGCACACAAGAGCGAAAGACCATTCAGGAACGCTGGTTCGTCATGAAAGACAAGACGAACAACTCCGACTATACCATCTACGTAGTCGGGGCCATTTTGATCCTCGCCCTTGGCGTCCTCGTCCATCGCATGATCAAGACGCCGAGTGCATAGCCATTCGCTGACTGCAGCACCTGCTATCTGCCGACGACAACAGTTTTCGGCACCGGAATTATACCGCCCCAAACACTTCAAGCCACAGACGAGGGAGAGTTTATGGAAACCCTGAGCATCCGCACCCATGCCCGCGAAGAGATGATGGACATCACCCGCATGCTCAACAGCATGATCCACGCCAACGGCTGGACCGACGGCGCACTCCTGCTCTACTGCCCGCACACCACCGGAGCAGTGACCATCAATGAAGGGGCCGACCCCGACGTGGTCCGTGACATCACGGTCAATCTGAACAAGCTGGTCCCCCGCAACGGCGACTATCACCACGCCGAGGGCAACTCGGACGCCCACATCAAGTCATCCATGTTCGGGTGCGAACAACTGGTCATAGTGGAAGACGGCACCCTCCAGCTCGGCACCTGGCAAAAAATCTATTTCTGTGAGTTCGACGGGCCGCGCAGCCGCAAGCTGTGGATAAAGTGGCTCGGAGCATAGACGCAAAAAAGGCCCCGGATGTTCGTCCGGGGCCTTATTCGTTTCAGGTTACCAGCTGACAAGGTTGGCGTTCATCAACCCTCCCACTACCAGATAGATGCCGAAGACGACCACGCTCAGACCGATGACATAGGATATCAGCAGTCCTATGACTGGAACGTCTGACACGGTCCTTTCCTCCAAACCTCCTTCGGAGCGGAGGCGTGCCATCCATGCCGGCCGTTCTTCCGAAGCAGCTTCAAGGTCGGTGTCGCCCGCAAACATCGCCCGGTCCATGGGGAAGTTGTGTCGCCGCAAGTGGGCTATGGCGAAGTGGATGACAAACACATGGAGCATGGCCAGACAGGCCTCGATGCGATGCACCCAAAGGGCCACGTTCAGCGACCATCCCTTGAAGTACGCAGTGGTGGAAAGGGGATCGTAGAGCATCAAACCTGTGACACCCAGTACGATCATGCCCCAGAACACGGCCCAATAGTCGAACTTCTCCCAATATCCCCAGCGCTCGAATCGAGGAGCCTTGCCCCCGAACATCCAGCCGAGGTGAGCGAAGAACTGCTTCAGATCATTGAACCGGAACCACAGCGCATCCTCGCCGCCGACTTTCTCGGCAAACACGATGAACAACGCGTAAACCATGTGACAGAGGAAGAGCAGGAGCATGAACAGCCCCACATATTTGTGCACCGTCAAGCTTCCTTCATAGCCGCCAAAGGGCGAAGCCAGAGCTCGGCCCCAGGAGGTTTCAATGTACATCCTCGCTGTGCCAGTGACAGCCTGCACAAGGAAGGAAAGCATCAACAGTATGTGGAACGCCTTCTGAACCGGTGTGAATCGTTTCAGTCTCATGCGTCACCTCCCTTCTCTTTGCTCGAGAACAGCTCACGCAGCATCCAGAGCCCGGTATGGGGCAGGAAGAGCGCAAACGTACCCACGGCGATGACCACCATTATCCAGACTGCCCAGTAGAGAACCGGGAAGCTCTTTGCCGTTCCCGCCATCAACGGTGGCGGCTCATGCACCACATACATGGCGAACGACCCGCTGGCTCCCTGATGACACTTGGCGCAAACCATGGCGTGCCTTCGAATGGGATTCAACGGCGAGAAGTAATGGTTGATACCCGCGATGGGATCCTGGCCGTGACACTGACGACATGCGATGTTCATTCGCGTGGTATGCCGATTGTTACGCGCAGTCTCCTTATGGCAACTGACGCATCGCTGATGCTTATAGTTGGGCACCATTGCATGCGCATCCACCGCAAAGGTGGCGACAGAACCTCGCCCCCCGGTTATCGCCGGTTGCTTGGCTCCGCTCCACTGCACAAAGGGACTGCCCCTGCTGGGCATGACCTCATATTCCTGATAGTAGCCCGTGCTCGCCTCTCGCATGCGATAGCGGTCGGCCCCGGCAAGCTCCTCCTGAGCCGCACAGGGCAGCGCAAGGAAGGCCCCCGCGATGAGCAGAGCCATGGTTATGATTGTACGTTGCATGACCGCCTCCTACTTGTAGGCGTTCACAGGCTCCACCACCTTCCCCTTGGGTGCGGGCATGGATGCCAATACCTCAAACTGCTTCTGCAACTCGACCAGGTCTGCATCCTTGTGCTTATGACAGGTCTGACAGGAGTTGGGGACCTTCGGATTCTTGATGGTTTCGGACGGCAGCAGCGTCTTGAAGACGTGGCTGTGAATATCCGCGGATTCGGCAGACTGGGCGATACGAGGCATATGACAACCCACACAGTTGGCAAACGAGTGAATGGAGTGAGCCATGTTCGTATTCACCTGCTCGTGACAAGTCAGACAAGACTTGGAGCCGGTTTCCTTGGTCATGAATCTCGATGCCGGCATTCCAAGCTGATGCACGGAGTGACACGACGTACAGGTCACGCCTTCACGTCTATGCTCGGACTTGACCCAATCGATATACTGCTGATGGTGCTTCTTGGCGAACTCATTGGGGTAGACATGGTTCTTGTCACCCGCCGCATAAGAAGTGGACACGTAGTATGGCTCAAGCGCCTTACCGGGGGTCCAACCCACGGGCCAGCCTGCGCCCTTCTGCATGGTGGACTTGCCGCGGTTGTGACAGGAGCCACAAATCTGGACAGAAGTACCACGGGGCAGCTTGGCCGGATTGATGATGGTTTCACGCTTTTCAAACAACGCGGTCTTGGGCAGGGCAACATGCCATGACCCCGCACCGTGACATGCTTCACATCCTACGCCCGGCTCGGAGAACGTTCCCTTACTCGGATCATCCTTGTTCAGCTTGACGCCAGTGGTGTGACAGCCACCGCACTTGAGCAGCCAGGGCCGCTTGTTCCAATCGTGCTCGTGGTAGTTTACCCAACGGCCAGACTCCGTATTGAACTGGATGGGTGAAATATAGAGCACTCCGCCCTTTTCGACGATGTAGCGCTGCTTCCACTCGTTACCCAGCGTGTACAGGATATCATCCTTCTTGGGGATGTAGACCTGATCCAGGGGAACCTTGAGCTTGCCCTTCTCTTCCAGTTTCTTGAAATCGGCCAGAATGGTCTCTTGATTGATGGAGACGATAAATGCGTCACGATTTTTAGTCACATTCTGAGCCATGCGACTGTGGTTGGTAACTTTCCAAGAGTCGTAGTGTTCAAGATGACAGGTTTTACACGTTTCTGATCCGACAAATTCCTTAGGTTGCGACGTAATTTTTGCCACATCCACAACAGGTTCGCTCGACGTACAGCCCCCTACGAACAATAGCGCCAGAACGAATGCAGCACACAGGCCTATCACTTTTTTCATCTGCACCTCCATTGGATTCCAGAACAGACTATTCCTACCTGTATACCCTCTTAGGCCATAGGAACATTCTATGGTATTATTTTTGTTCTCGCGCGGACACCTCTCCAAAGCCTTAGAATGCTACCATCACCATTTCCTAAACCAAGAATGAGCACTCAACGAAAAAGGGCCGCTCATTTGAGCGGCCCTTTCAGTGTTTACAGCGTAATACTTTCACCATCATCCGGGACCACCACCCGGTCGGCCAGTCCTTGCGCCTCCAACTCACTGCGGAGTTCGGCTCGCGTCAGTGCGCAGTGATTGAGGGCCTCCATGTGGACGACCGCGAACCGGGAGTCCGGAAGGCGACCGGCGGTGGTCACAATGTCGTCTACTCCCATCGTGATGGGATCGCTGATGACGAGCCGGGCTTCACCGCCGTAGAGCACCCCATATTGGGGACGGTGACGATCCAGAGCAGCCTGCAGCAGTTCATCATAAATAACGTCGCCGCTAATGAGCAGGGATTCGCCAGCTTCGTCAGTGATGACATAGCCGGAGCTGTGCCCCATGGCCGCCTTGCCCTCGCCCTTGCCATGGCTGCCTTCAAAGCGATGCAGGGTGAGGCCGCCCCACTCAGTCGCCTCTTCTACCGGAAGGACCGTGTCAAAGCCCAGTTCGTGCAGCATCTCCGCATCTGTTGGCTGACAGAGCACCGGGAGGTGCCGGGGCAACAATTCCTGCGCCTTGCCATCAAAATGATCGGAGTGGGTGTGGGTCAACAAAACGGCGTCCACGTTGAGCAAGGCATCCACAGGAACAGGCAGTTCCGTCAAAGGCCAGTACGTCGTATTGTTTCTGGTCAGAGGGTGGGGCTTGTTGGCCCCCTTGTCTGAAAAGACGGGGTCCACAAGCAAACGCCTGCCGCCGATGGTCACAAGCATGGTGGCATGGCGAATGGCCTGAATCTCGATATGGGAATTGGTCATGGTGTCCTCCAAGGATTTTCTCGTTGTCTTGGCTTCACCCTAGCCCCACACCTCACATGGCAACAGTGTCGCTATTGACAAAAGACGTGCGAATAACGACATTAATCCTATGCAATCCGTCGGAGTACTCGCCCTGCCCAACTGCCTGCTGACCGGTGTTATCGGTCCACTGGAAATCTTCGCCATTGCCAACTCCATGGCAACGGACGGTACTCCTGTGTTCGACCCCATGGACATAATAGGACTTAAGAAGGGCGACACCATCAACTTCTCGGGTATCCCCATCCCCGTACAGTCCACGCTGGAAGACGCTATCCCGGATATCGTTATCCTTCCGCCCATCTTCGCAGAGCTGGATAAGGCCCTCGACAACCGCCGCCTCATCGACTGGCTCAAGGCGCGCCACGAAGCCGGGGCTATCATCGCCACCAGTTGTGCGGGATCGTTTCTGCTGGCCGAAACAGGACTACTGGACAACCGGACCGCCACCACCCACTGGAAGCTGGTGCCCCTGTTCCGCGAGCGATATCCAGAGGTGGACCTCCAGCCCCGGATGATGCTCATCGACGGCGGCAGCTACGTCTGCGCAGGCGGCGCCATGGCATGGCAGGACCTCGCCCTGCATCTGGTGGCCCGGTTCATATCGCCGGAAGTCGCCTCCACCACGGCCAAGCTGCTGGTCATGGACGGCACACGACACGTACAGACGCCCTACTTCATGTTTGAACAACAGGAGCAGGATCACTCCGACGCCTCGGTACACGCCGTTCAGAAATGGTTGCAGGCGCACTACCACGAACCGCTCACCATCGACGAGATGGCCGAGATCGCAGAACTCGGCACGCGCACCTTTCTGCGCCGCTTCAAGCGGGCAACGGGTCAGACACCGCTCAGCTATCTACAGCAACTTCGGATCGAATCCGCCAGGCATCTTTTGGAAGTCTCCACCAAGAACATCGAAGAGATCACCGGCCTCACTGGATATGCGGACTCATCATCCTTCCGCCGATTGTTCAAGGAGAAGACGGGCCTCACACCCAAGGAGTACCGGAGCCGATTCCATCGGCTGACGTAATTCAGAAGAGATTCAAGCTAGTCGCCCATGGGCATGGGAGCAGAATAATCGTCATTCCAGCGCTTGTTGCGCTTACGGTTCTGACAGTTCACGCACTCCCAACAGGTCTCGGGAGTAAAGCGGCAACGGAGGATATTCTTATACCGGTGGTAAGTCTTCTCGCCGCAGTGGGGACAGTATTTGAATTGGAGAATACTCATTGTCGTTGTCTCGGTAAGGTGAATTGGACGCACCGTACCCCTCCCATCGTTTTTGGGAAGCAAAGAAACGTGACAAATTGGTTAAGAATTACAAATAGTCAGGATAGAAAACAGAGATAAGGGTCAACCCCTGCGGCGGCGCGGTTGGCGGGGCTTCGCTCCGGTCTTTCGAGGCGAGAATCCTGCGCACATCATCAGGCCCCAGACGGCCTCGCCCACAGGCCACAAGGCAGCCCATGAGGTTGCGAACCATCTGCTTCAGAAAGCTGTTAGCCTTGAACCGCCACACGACCTCATGCTCATTAACACCGGGGTGCCGGGAAATTTCCGTAATAGTGCGCACGGTTGAATTCACCACTGTGCCTACGTTCTGGAAAGCCGAGAAATCATGCTCGCCCAAAAGGACCTGCGCGGCTTCTTCCATGGCATCGAAGTCCACAGGGCCACAGTCCCACACGAATCGACGACGATGCGGCAGACAGAACTCGTACTTCGTCCACAGCACGTATTCATACACCTTGCCCCGCGCCGAAAAACGGGAGTGGAAATCATCATCCACAACCTCAGCCTTCAGCACGCACACGTCATCAGGAAGCAGGGAATTGAGCGACCGTTGCCACGGCACATGCGCCTTGTCATCCGGGCAATCGAAATGTGCCACCTGCCCCATGGCATGTACGCCGGAGTCCGTCCGCCCCGAGCCATGCACTCTCGGCGGCTGGTCAAATATTCTGCCCAGCGCCCTCTCCAATTCGCCCTGCACGGTGCGATCGCGCGGCTGCAATTGAAAGCCGGAATAGTCGGTGCCGTCATAGGCAAGGGTCAGTTTGATGCGAGGCAAGGAGCGTCCTTTTGCTTGAGCAATTTCAAATGTGTGTTGGGGAGTTTGTACTTGAGACCGCCGTTTTTTTAAAGAGGAGAAAAACAGGAACTTCGTCCGCCCGCAACCAGCTGAAAAAGCGCAATCTTCATGTCCATCAACGGCTGCGGGCCATTCGCTCCCGTTTTATATATTTCATAAATATACCTCAATTCCCTTGACCTGCCACCGCATCTCGGGCAATGCCAACCCCCATGAACGAAACGTTATGGATCATTTTCGCCCTTGTCGACCTGTGCATGGTTCTCGCCGTGTACCGGTTCTTCGGTCGTGTCGGCCTGTTCGGTCTCATGGTTTTCAACCTGCTCCTGTGCAACATTCAGGTGCTCAAAACCGTGGAACTCTTCGGCCTGACCACCACCCTCGGTAATGTCCTGTATGCCAGCGTCTTTCTGGCCACCGACCTGCTCAGTGAATTTTAC of the Pseudodesulfovibrio sp. zrk46 genome contains:
- a CDS encoding cytochrome b/b6 domain-containing protein — translated: MRLKRFTPVQKAFHILLMLSFLVQAVTGTARMYIETSWGRALASPFGGYEGSLTVHKYVGLFMLLLFLCHMVYALFIVFAEKVGGEDALWFRFNDLKQFFAHLGWMFGGKAPRFERWGYWEKFDYWAVFWGMIVLGVTGLMLYDPLSTTAYFKGWSLNVALWVHRIEACLAMLHVFVIHFAIAHLRRHNFPMDRAMFAGDTDLEAASEERPAWMARLRSEGGLEERTVSDVPVIGLLISYVIGLSVVVFGIYLVVGGLMNANLVSW
- the truA gene encoding tRNA pseudouridine(38-40) synthase TruA encodes the protein MPRIKLTLAYDGTDYSGFQLQPRDRTVQGELERALGRIFDQPPRVHGSGRTDSGVHAMGQVAHFDCPDDKAHVPWQRSLNSLLPDDVCVLKAEVVDDDFHSRFSARGKVYEYVLWTKYEFCLPHRRRFVWDCGPVDFDAMEEAAQVLLGEHDFSAFQNVGTVVNSTVRTITEISRHPGVNEHEVVWRFKANSFLKQMVRNLMGCLVACGRGRLGPDDVRRILASKDRSEAPPTAPPQGLTLISVFYPDYL
- a CDS encoding cytochrome c3 family protein → MQRTIITMALLIAGAFLALPCAAQEELAGADRYRMREASTGYYQEYEVMPSRGSPFVQWSGAKQPAITGGRGSVATFAVDAHAMVPNYKHQRCVSCHKETARNNRHTTRMNIACRQCHGQDPIAGINHYFSPLNPIRRHAMVCAKCHQGASGSFAMYVVHEPPPLMAGTAKSFPVLYWAVWIMVVIAVGTFALFLPHTGLWMLRELFSSKEKGGDA
- a CDS encoding GlxA family transcriptional regulator; its protein translation is MQSVGVLALPNCLLTGVIGPLEIFAIANSMATDGTPVFDPMDIIGLKKGDTINFSGIPIPVQSTLEDAIPDIVILPPIFAELDKALDNRRLIDWLKARHEAGAIIATSCAGSFLLAETGLLDNRTATTHWKLVPLFRERYPEVDLQPRMMLIDGGSYVCAGGAMAWQDLALHLVARFISPEVASTTAKLLVMDGTRHVQTPYFMFEQQEQDHSDASVHAVQKWLQAHYHEPLTIDEMAEIAELGTRTFLRRFKRATGQTPLSYLQQLRIESARHLLEVSTKNIEEITGLTGYADSSSFRRLFKEKTGLTPKEYRSRFHRLT
- a CDS encoding multiheme c-type cytochrome; translation: MKKVIGLCAAFVLALLFVGGCTSSEPVVDVAKITSQPKEFVGSETCKTCHLEHYDSWKVTNHSRMAQNVTKNRDAFIVSINQETILADFKKLEEKGKLKVPLDQVYIPKKDDILYTLGNEWKQRYIVEKGGVLYISPIQFNTESGRWVNYHEHDWNKRPWLLKCGGCHTTGVKLNKDDPSKGTFSEPGVGCEACHGAGSWHVALPKTALFEKRETIINPAKLPRGTSVQICGSCHNRGKSTMQKGAGWPVGWTPGKALEPYYVSTSYAAGDKNHVYPNEFAKKHHQQYIDWVKSEHRREGVTCTSCHSVHQLGMPASRFMTKETGSKSCLTCHEQVNTNMAHSIHSFANCVGCHMPRIAQSAESADIHSHVFKTLLPSETIKNPKVPNSCQTCHKHKDADLVELQKQFEVLASMPAPKGKVVEPVNAYK
- a CDS encoding transporter substrate-binding domain-containing protein translates to MRRFTALHIILFFLLFAFATEGFATSEAMRKYQRNGITVVHVSQAHPFYFMGRDGKPEGMVVDLWNKWSEVTGIPIHFDIAAWRQTISIVLDGRCDVHGGLMITEKRKEQFGFSQPLFTISTAIMARAGEDYDTDSLLDNGIIGLVAGGYPGKILMAEHPYVKIQEYDTPQQVVNALADRQVEGVVMDVPTFHFNNIQREFPVDYEVLSTIAVEEIHAGVRKADTELLAIVDEGFSKISTQERKTIQERWFVMKDKTNNSDYTIYVVGAILILALGVLVHRMIKTPSA
- a CDS encoding MBL fold metallo-hydrolase; the encoded protein is MTNSHIEIQAIRHATMLVTIGGRRLLVDPVFSDKGANKPHPLTRNNTTYWPLTELPVPVDALLNVDAVLLTHTHSDHFDGKAQELLPRHLPVLCQPTDAEMLHELGFDTVLPVEEATEWGGLTLHRFEGSHGKGEGKAAMGHSSGYVITDEAGESLLISGDVIYDELLQAALDRHRPQYGVLYGGEARLVISDPITMGVDDIVTTAGRLPDSRFAVVHMEALNHCALTRAELRSELEAQGLADRVVVPDDGESITL
- a CDS encoding secondary thiamine-phosphate synthase enzyme YjbQ; protein product: METLSIRTHAREEMMDITRMLNSMIHANGWTDGALLLYCPHTTGAVTINEGADPDVVRDITVNLNKLVPRNGDYHHAEGNSDAHIKSSMFGCEQLVIVEDGTLQLGTWQKIYFCEFDGPRSRKLWIKWLGA